A region of the Euzebya sp. genome:
TCGTCTGACCTCGACGCTCGTGCGGCCGAACGAGATCTGGTCGCCCGCGCGGAGCGGTGTCGGAGCCGTCAGGCGGACGGCGTTCAGGTAGGTGCCGTTGGTCGAGCCCTCGTCGATCAGCGTCCAGCCATCGCCGTCGGTCTCGATGCGGGCGTGGAAGTCGCTGGCGTACGGGTCGCTCAGCACGACCGTCGCCGTCTCGTGGCGGCCGAAGGTCACCTGGCGACCCTCCTCGAGGGGCAGCACGCGCGGCGCGCCGTCGGGGGCGTGGATGACCAGCTCGCGCGGCGTGGCGCGACGTTGCTTGGCCGGGCGGCTCCGGGCCGGTGCCGGAGCGGGCGCCGGGCTGGTCGGCGCGGCGACGTCCCGGATGACCCACCGCACCGCCCGCGCCACGAAGGCGTACAGCAGGACCAGGAACAGCGCCTGGAGGACGGTGAAGACGATCGGCGGCACGTCACTGCCCACTGAGCAGGAAGGTGAAGGTCACGTCGCCGACCTCCAGCCGGTCGCCGGGCTTCACCTCGCTGACCTGCACGGGCTGTGCGTTGACCCGGACCCCGTTGGTGGACCCCAAGTCGGTGATCGTCCACCGGTCACCCTCCTGCTGCAGCTTCGCGTGGCGCCGGGACACGCCGGCACCGGTCAACGTGATGTCGCACTCGGGCAGCCGCCCGAGGACGACCTGGGAGTGTTCCACGGGGAACACCTTGCCGGCATCCGCCCCGTCCACCGCGCGCAGCACCGGGCGGGCCGCCGGACCCGCGGGCGCGGCGGTGGACACGGCAGGCTCGGCAGCCGGGGGCCGCGGGGCGGGCTGGGCGGTCGGGGGTGACGCGGGCATCGGCGGCGGGCCCTGTCGACTCGACGACGGTGCGCCCGTCCCCGGCGCCTCGCTCTTGCCGCGCAGCTCGAAGGTGCCGACGCGGATGTCGTCGGAGCGCTCGAACTCGATCCGGATGGGTCCCTGGGTGCGCCACCCCTTCTCGTCCGCGGTGCGGCGCGCCACGTCCGCCAGCTCGCGCTGGAGGGACCGGGTGAACCCGCTGAACCGTTCGATGTCGGACTGGGAGAGGGTGAAGCGGTAGACGTTCGGGACGTACACCGCGTCGACGCCGACGTGCTGGTAGTCGGCCTCGTAGCGCTGGATGGCCTTGGCCAGCTCGACGGGTTGCAGTCCGGAGCGGAAGGCGCGCGCGAAGAAGCCCTCCACCGCGCCTTCGAGGCGCTTCTCGAAGTCCCTCAGGATGCTCATAGATCTCCGTCACCACGGGCGTCGGCCCGGTCGTCTCCGCAGGGAGTCTACGGTTCGCGTCGCACCGCAGCGGGCTGTCCGACCGCAGGTGTGCACGGCGCCGTCGGGGGTCAGGGACCGGGCCAGTCGCGCAGGACCCGCACGGCGCTGACGCGGTCGCCGGACAGGCCGAAGAGGACCCCGAACGACCCGCCGGCCTCGTCGGTCAGGGCGACCAGGACCTGCTGGTCGCTGAGCAGCACGTCGGACACCTCCGCCGGCCGCAGGTCGATCACCCGGCTGACGTGCGCGGCCGCGTCGGCGGCGTCGAGCGTGATCGTCAGGTGGTCGCCGGCCGGCTCGTCCACGGCGACCTGCTCGGCGAACCCCCGCTGCAGCACGTCCCAGCGGCGGCGGGCGATCGCGCTGCTCAGCCGGGCGGCGACGGGTTGGGAGGAGGGCCGCACCGAATCCGAGCGCCGGACGTGCATGGCCAGCACCTGCTCGACGTCCCACCCGGCGACCACGGCCGGCTCGATGCCGACGACCATCGTGAACAGCGCCCGCCGCAGCACGGTCGCGTAGGGGTCCTCCAGATCCGCGATCACCCGGTCCCACGCGCCGGCCAGGTCGTCACCGATCCAGTGGACCAGCAGCATCGCCGGGAGGTCGTGCCGGCGTGCCTGCAGCCAGATCCACTCCTCGCGGATCGACGCGTCGTTGAGGAACTTGGTGTGCGGTCCGGCGAGGTCGCCGAACTCGATCTGCTCGAGCAGCTCCCGGACCGCCCCGATGCCCTCGTCGGGGACGGGGAGGGCGAACATGGTCTGCGCCCCGGCGGAGGCCGTCGCCCGGGTCGTCGTGCCGCTCAGCACCTCCGGCTCGGGGAAGGCGAACCCGTCGGCGGGCTGGCCGTGGAACGTGCGCAGCACGGTGTCGACCAGCCAGCGCTCGTGGGTGGACGGTCGGCGCCCGTCGCACACGGCGGTGGCGGCATCGACGTCGTCGCAGTCCCACAGCGCGAGGGTGAGGGGCGGGGTCCCGGCCCCGGTCTGGGTCCACACCCGCTCGCGGAAGATCCCCCGCTCCAGCAGGAACGCGCGGTGCGCCCGCGCCCCGGTCTGGGGCAGGGCGGTGGCGGCCTCGTGCCAGGCCGACCGCTGGTCGGCGACGAGGGGCAGCGCGAAGGCGAATCGGGGCATGCGGGCACAGAGCGGTCGGCGGCGGTGGTCGGGCCAACTCTAGGGGCCGGCCACCGCCCACCGCGTGCCCAGAACGGGCCAGATCCGCCGGCGCACCGGTGCTCCGCTGTGGCTAGTCACCGGCGGCCGGCTCGGGGTGGGTGCCGTGGGGGCGTCGGGGTGCACCCGTTCTGGCATGCTCCTCCGGTGCGTCGACTCCTGATCGCGGTCACGGTCGGATCCCTCGCCCTGGCCCTGCTCGGCGTGGCCCCGGCGGCCGGGCAGCCCACCGCGCCGCGGTTGCGGGGCGACGCCGCATCGATCCTGCCCCCTGGGAACTCCGGCTTCGTCAGCGCGGCCGGCCAGGCGTCCGGCGCGGCTGGCGGGAGCTACGGCCCGAACCTCGACGACCAGTCCGAGCGGTACTGGGGGCTGGACGGGTACTCCGGGCACGGCTTCGCCGACCCCGCCGACGCCGTCCGCGTCGAGGAGCCCGCCGACGGCGTGACGATCTACTGGGACTCCCACGCGGTCCCCGCGATCTACGCCGACTCCGGCCGGGACGTGTGGTTCGGGGCCGGCTACGCCGTCGCCGAGCTGCGCCTGTTCCTGATGGACGCCGTCCGGCGCATGGCGCGGGGGACCTTCGCCGAGCTGACCGGTCCCTCGGGCGTCCCCGCGGACGTCCAGGCGCGGGTGCTCGGCTACACCGACGCCGAGTACGAGGCGATGTTCGCCGCCCTGTCCGACGAGGCGCGCGACGCCGTCGAGGGCTACGTCGACGGCGCCAACGCCTGGCGCGAGCGGGCGATCGCCGACCCGACCCTGCTCCCCGCCGAGTACGCCCTGCTGACCACCGTGCCCGAGCCCTTCGACGTCATCGACGTGCTGGCGAGCGGGGTGTTCATCACCCGGTCCGTCGCCTCCGAGGGCGGCCAGGAGATGGGCAACGTCGCCCTGCTGCGCGAGCTCGAGGCGACCTACGGCGTCGAGGCGGGTCGCGGGGTCTTCACCGACTTCGTGTGGGACACCGACCCCGCCGCGGCCGTGACCGTCCCGCGCGCCGAGGGGGTGTTCACCGGCGGGGCAGCCGGCGATCCCGCGGCGGCGTTCGACGCGATGGCGGACTGGGCCGCGACGCTGCCGCTGTCCCTCGCCGAGGGTCCCGGGACCGGCGATCACCCCGAGCCGGCGTCGCTCGACGTCGGTGCGGCCGTGCCGACCGTCGCCGATGCCGGCGCGGTCCTGACCGCCCGGGCCATCGCCCAGCTCGCCGCGTTCCGGGACTCGATCCGCGGCGGGTCGATCGGTGTCGCGATCGGGCCGCGCCTGACCGCCGAGGGCGGCGCGATGCTGCTGAGCGGCCCGCAGCTGGGGTACTCATACCCCTCCCTGCTGGTCGAGCTCGAGGTCCACGGCGGCGGCTACGACGCCCGCGGCGCCAGCGTCCCCGCCCTCCCGGTCGTGGGGATCGGCTACACCGACTCGGTCGCCTGGGCGCTGACGACGGGCTTCTCGAAGACCATCGACAGCGTCATCGAGACCGTCCGGGGCGGGGGCGACGCCGGGCCCCTCGAGGTTCTCCACGACGGCGAGTGGGTGCCCGCGGACTGCCGCGAGGAGGTCGTGGGCTACCGCGAGGCGGCGATGGGCCTGCCCCTCACACCCGCCCTGCGCAGCGAGGCCGTCGAGGTCTGCCGGACCGTCCACGGCCCCATCGTCGCGACCGAGGAGGGGGAGGGGGAGCGCCTCGCCCGCGCCGTCCAGTACCACATGTGGGCGAGGGAGCTCGAGACGGTCGAGGGCGTGCTGGCCTGGAACCGCGCAGACGACCTCGAGGACTTCGCCGCCGGCGTCCGCCAGGTCACGTGGAACGAGAACGCCATCTACGCCGACGCCGACGGCCACATCGCCTACTGGCACCCGGGCCTGCACCTGCAGCGCCCGGAGGGGAGCGATCCGCGCCTGCCCCTCCCCGGCGACGGGTCGATGGACCTCGGCGCGCCCCTGCCGTTCGAGGCCCTGCCGCAGGTCGTCGACCCGGTCCAGGGCTTCGTCGCGAACTGGAACAACTCCCCGGCGCACGGCTGGCCCGGCGGGGTCGGGATGGGCTACGCCTCGCGTCCGCCCGGGCCGGTCCAGCGCGTCGTCAACGCCGCCGAGCTGGCCACGTCGACCGACGACCACACGCTGCAGACCCTGGCCGACCTGGAGGTCGAGGCGGGGCTGCGCGACGTCCGGGCGGGCGCGTTCCTGCCGTTGGTGCTCGCCTCCCTCGAGGGATCTGACGGGCGGCTCGCCGAGGTGGCCGACCTGCTCGAGGGGTGGAACCGCCGCCACCACGACCCCGCGGGCGCGCCGTCGCTGTACGCCGGTCCGGGCGGCACCTCCGTCGACGGCACGGACGGGCCTGCGCCGACGGTCTTCGACGCCATCGTCGACGCGCTGCTCGTCGAGCTGTTCGCCGACGTGCCCGAGGACCTGGTCAGCCGCCAGCGCAGCGTCGCCAGCCACGTCTACGACGCGAGCCCGGTGCACAACCTGGCGCTGCGGGTCCTCGACCCCACGTCGTCGGGGCTGACCCCCTCGATGGACTACACCGGCGGCCGGTCGGCTGAGGAGGTGGTCCTCGACGCGGTGGAGTCGGCCCTCGCATCCCTGGCCGAGGTCCACGGATCGGACGACCTGGACGCCTACCGGCGCCCGACCGCGACGTCGGAGGTCGAGTCGCTGACCGGCGTCGTCGGTCCCTCCTCGACCCAGCCGTACATGGACCGCGGTTCCTACGTGCACCTCGTCGCGTTCGACCCGCCTGCAGAGCTCGCCGTCGAGCGGGCCTGGGGGAGCGAGCGGATCGGGACGTCGGTGGACGCCTCCCGGCTGGCCCACCTGGACGGTGCGGCGACCGTCGTCGTGGCCTCGGCGCAGGACTTCCCCGACGCGTTGGCGGCCGCGCCGCTCGCGGCGGTGGATGGTGCGCCGATCCTGCTGGTCGGGACGACCCTGCCGGAGGTCGTGGCCGAGGAGGTCGTCCGGTTGGGGGCGACGCGGGCGGTCGTGGTGGGCGGTCCGGCCGCGGTGCCCCACGCGGTGGTGGCCGGCCTGGAGGCGCTCGACGTCACCGTCGAGCGGGTGGCCGGACCGGACCGCGTGGCGACGGCCGCGGCGGTGGCCCGACGGGTCGGGGCGGGGGAGGGGGTGGGCGCCTACGTCGTGTCGGGTGAGGCGTTCGCTGACGCGCTCGCCGTCGGTGGGGTCGCGGCGCGGACCGGGACGCCGATCCTGCTGACCGGGTCCGGGGAGCTGTCGCCGGCCACTGCCGCGGTGATCGACGAGCTCGGGATCACCTCCACGGTGGTCGTGGGCGGGGAGGCGGCCGTCGGGTCGTCGGTGGCTGCGGCCCTGCCCGCTGCCGAGCGGGTCGCTGGCACAGACCGGTACGCGACGGCGGCCGAGGTGCTGGCGCACGCGCGGGCGAGGGGGGTGGGCTTCGGGACGGTGGTGCTGGCGACCGGCGCGGACTTCCCCGACGGGCTGACCGCCGGGGCGGGGGCCGCGGCGGTCGACGGGGTCGTCGTGCTGGTCGACGGGTTGGCGGTGGGCAACCCCGGCCCGGCCTTCGACGTGGCACGCAGCCAGCGCGCCTCGGTCGAGCGCCTCGTCGTGCTGGGCGGCAGGGCGGTGGTGGCTGACGGGGTGCCCGACCGGCTCCGCTGAGCCGCACGGAGCGGCCGCGGCTCAGCCGGACAGGTACTTCGCGTGGATGCGGGCCAGGGTGTTGCGCGAGCGGACCGTGGTGACCCCGATCAGGGGGTCGAGGCTCCGCCAGTCCAGCGCGGCGCGGCCCACGCCGTCGCGGGGCAGCCACAGGATCTCGCGGTCGAGGACGGCCAGTCGGTCGGCGGCCGTGGACAGGGCGGTGACCGCCTCGGCCCCGGGTCCGTCGAGGGGCTCGCGGAGCAGGATGACCTGCGGGGCCGCCACCGCCGCCTCCACGGCGGGGGGCTCGAACACGTCGGCGCCGACGATGGCCTCGATCTCCTCGGCGGTCCTGATGAAGACCTCCGAGGCGAACCCGAGCCCCTCCTCGAGGGCCGTCTCGAGAGCCCTCGTCGCCTGGTCGGGGGACCGGTCACCCGCGTCCACCACGAGGTTCCCGCTGGCCAGGAAGGTCGCGGGATCGGCGAACCCGGCATCGGTGGCCACGCGGCGGAGGTCGTCGTTCGTGACCCGCCGGCCACCGACGTTGATGGCGCGCAGGAACGCGGTCAGGCGGGGCATGTGCGCAGGTCTATCCGATCCGCCACCGCACAGCCACCGACCGCCGTCAACGGATCAGCACGACCACCGTCGCCACCAGCCCGAGGAGCACGATCGCGCCGGCCATGGCGGCGATGCGGGGCCGGTCGCGGGCAGGCGCGAGGGCCAGGCCGCTGTGGAGCACCCCGGTGATGAGTCCGATCGCCGCGCCCAGCACCAGCCCCGTCGCCAGCTGATCCACCAGGACGCCGACGACCGAACCGACGGCGGCGCCGATCACCAGGGCCGCGCCGTGCCACCGGCCCCAGGTCGCCTGCGAGCTGCCGTCGGCGCTCATGCTGCGGTCACCGGGGTGAGGTGGCTGTGGATCTGCTCGGCCCACGCCCGGATCGCGTCGCGGTCCCGGAAGTCGCCGTAGGGCGCGCGGACGGCCTTGACGACCATGCGCTCGGCCAGGCTGAGGTCCTCGCGGCGGAGGCTGCCGGCGAACGTGCGGTGCTCGACCGGGTGGATCCGCTCGACCATCGCCGACGCGTCGGCCGGCTCCTCGGCGGGCGTGGGCGGGTCGCCGAGCGGACCGCTCGAGAACAGCCACACCGGGATGG
Encoded here:
- a CDS encoding flavodoxin domain-containing protein codes for the protein MRIVVTAASKHGSTDGIAEVIAGRLEELGADVDRPLPRAVGDLTDVDGIVVGSAIYAGRWLADAKDLVERLAAAGTTIPVWLFSSGPLGDPPTPAEEPADASAMVERIHPVEHRTFAGSLRREDLSLAERMVVKAVRAPYGDFRDRDAIRAWAEQIHSHLTPVTAA
- a CDS encoding FhaA domain-containing protein — its product is MSILRDFEKRLEGAVEGFFARAFRSGLQPVELAKAIQRYEADYQHVGVDAVYVPNVYRFTLSQSDIERFSGFTRSLQRELADVARRTADEKGWRTQGPIRIEFERSDDIRVGTFELRGKSEAPGTGAPSSSRQGPPPMPASPPTAQPAPRPPAAEPAVSTAAPAGPAARPVLRAVDGADAGKVFPVEHSQVVLGRLPECDITLTGAGVSRRHAKLQQEGDRWTITDLGSTNGVRVNAQPVQVSEVKPGDRLEVGDVTFTFLLSGQ
- a CDS encoding DUF1697 domain-containing protein, encoding MPRLTAFLRAINVGGRRVTNDDLRRVATDAGFADPATFLASGNLVVDAGDRSPDQATRALETALEEGLGFASEVFIRTAEEIEAIVGADVFEPPAVEAAVAAPQVILLREPLDGPGAEAVTALSTAADRLAVLDREILWLPRDGVGRAALDWRSLDPLIGVTTVRSRNTLARIHAKYLSG
- a CDS encoding FHA domain-containing protein — translated: MGSDVPPIVFTVLQALFLVLLYAFVARAVRWVIRDVAAPTSPAPAPAPARSRPAKQRRATPRELVIHAPDGAPRVLPLEEGRQVTFGRHETATVVLSDPYASDFHARIETDGDGWTLIDEGSTNGTYLNAVRLTAPTPLRAGDQISFGRTSVEVRR
- a CDS encoding penicillin acylase family protein, which translates into the protein MRRLLIAVTVGSLALALLGVAPAAGQPTAPRLRGDAASILPPGNSGFVSAAGQASGAAGGSYGPNLDDQSERYWGLDGYSGHGFADPADAVRVEEPADGVTIYWDSHAVPAIYADSGRDVWFGAGYAVAELRLFLMDAVRRMARGTFAELTGPSGVPADVQARVLGYTDAEYEAMFAALSDEARDAVEGYVDGANAWRERAIADPTLLPAEYALLTTVPEPFDVIDVLASGVFITRSVASEGGQEMGNVALLRELEATYGVEAGRGVFTDFVWDTDPAAAVTVPRAEGVFTGGAAGDPAAAFDAMADWAATLPLSLAEGPGTGDHPEPASLDVGAAVPTVADAGAVLTARAIAQLAAFRDSIRGGSIGVAIGPRLTAEGGAMLLSGPQLGYSYPSLLVELEVHGGGYDARGASVPALPVVGIGYTDSVAWALTTGFSKTIDSVIETVRGGGDAGPLEVLHDGEWVPADCREEVVGYREAAMGLPLTPALRSEAVEVCRTVHGPIVATEEGEGERLARAVQYHMWARELETVEGVLAWNRADDLEDFAAGVRQVTWNENAIYADADGHIAYWHPGLHLQRPEGSDPRLPLPGDGSMDLGAPLPFEALPQVVDPVQGFVANWNNSPAHGWPGGVGMGYASRPPGPVQRVVNAAELATSTDDHTLQTLADLEVEAGLRDVRAGAFLPLVLASLEGSDGRLAEVADLLEGWNRRHHDPAGAPSLYAGPGGTSVDGTDGPAPTVFDAIVDALLVELFADVPEDLVSRQRSVASHVYDASPVHNLALRVLDPTSSGLTPSMDYTGGRSAEEVVLDAVESALASLAEVHGSDDLDAYRRPTATSEVESLTGVVGPSSTQPYMDRGSYVHLVAFDPPAELAVERAWGSERIGTSVDASRLAHLDGAATVVVASAQDFPDALAAAPLAAVDGAPILLVGTTLPEVVAEEVVRLGATRAVVVGGPAAVPHAVVAGLEALDVTVERVAGPDRVATAAAVARRVGAGEGVGAYVVSGEAFADALAVGGVAARTGTPILLTGSGELSPATAAVIDELGITSTVVVGGEAAVGSSVAAALPAAERVAGTDRYATAAEVLAHARARGVGFGTVVLATGADFPDGLTAGAGAAAVDGVVVLVDGLAVGNPGPAFDVARSQRASVERLVVLGGRAVVADGVPDRLR